A window from Primulina eburnea isolate SZY01 chromosome 2, ASM2296580v1, whole genome shotgun sequence encodes these proteins:
- the LOC140821975 gene encoding uncharacterized protein isoform X2, translating into MKASELRRWLLKKLHFLFDMRVSGTKMKQLPFLGAFCLVMLFLLYRATNYQYQHVQMESKLHRFSMLKDIGVVTKSLNNLPQGIIESRSDLELKPLWRTISHKSKVNFTNYHNLLAMAVGVRQKQNVNTIVQKFLSKNFTIILFHYDGNLDGWWDLEWSREAIHVVAHNQTKWWFAKRFLHPDVVFIYDFIFLWDEDLGVENFDPGRYLEIVKSVGLEISQPALDPNSTGIHHRITIRKKMKKFHRRIYVDRGSHKCSDDSEGPPCTGFVEGMAPVFSRTAWHCAWHLIQNDLVHGWGIDMKLGYCAQGDRTTKVGVVDSEYVVHQSIQTLGGASARKVLNPEKNSKIRRQSTIELQRFKERWEEAVKEDKKWVDPFTSTRRRSRKNKPLKS; encoded by the exons ATGAAGGCATCCGAGCTACGAAGATGGCTATTGAAGAAATTGCATTTCTTGTTTGACATG AGAGTGAGTGGCACGAAGATGAAACAGCTACCATTCCTTGGAGCTTTCTGTTTAGTAATGCTGTTCTTACTCTATAGGGCCACAAATTATCAGTATCAACACGTGCAG ATGGAGTCAAAATTACATCGTTTCTCTATGTTAAAG GACATTGGTGTGGTTACCAAAAGTTTGAATAATTTGCCTCAAGGTATCATTGAATCAAGGTCAGACCTAGAGTTAAAGCCTCTATGGAGAACAATCAGTCACAAATCTAAG GTCAATTTTACAAACTATCATAATTTGCTGGCAATGGCAGTGGGTGTCAGACAAAAACAAAACGTCAATACAATTGTTCAAAAG TTTCTTTCGAAGAATTTTACAATTATTTTGTTCCATTACGATGGCAACTTGGACGGGTGGTGGGACTTGGAATGGAGTAGGGAAGCCATACATGTAGTCGCTCATAACCAAACAAAATG GTGGTTTGCAAAACGTTTTTTACACCCGGATGTGGTGTTTATATATGATTTCATATTTCTCTGGGATGAAGATTTGGGAGTAGAGAATTTTGACCCCGGAAG GTACCTGGAAATTGTGAAATCCGTAGGATTGGAGATATCACAGCCAGCTTTGGACCCAAATTCTACAGGCATACATCATAGGATTACAATAAGGAAAAAGATGAAAAAATTTCACCG GAGAATATATGTTGATCGGGGCAGTCACAAGTGTTCAGATGATAGTGAGGGACCGCCTTGTACTGG ATTTGTTGAAGGAATGGCTCCTGTGTTTTCAAGAACAGCATGGCATTGCGCCTGGCATTTGATACAG AATGATCTTGTTCATGGATGGGGGATTGACATGAAACTTGGTTATTGTGCCCAG GGAGATCGAACGACGAAGGTTGGAGTGGTTGATAGCGAATATGTAGTTCATCAGAGTATACAAACATTAGGAGGAGCATCAGCGAGAAAG GTTTTGAATCCGGAAAAGAACTCAAAG ATTCGGAGGCAGTCGACTATAGAACTTCAAAGATTTAAGGAGAGGTGGGAAGAAGCTGTGAAGGAGGACAAGAAATGGGTGGATCCATTTACTTCCACCCGGAGACGCAGCCGAAAAAATAAacctttgaaatcataa
- the LOC140824010 gene encoding uncharacterized protein, translated as WGSKQWPWGPVRGWGTWEELILGGAVLRHGIQDWNVVASELRSRSICPFTFTPEACKSKYEDLQRRYSGSISWFEELRKQRVAELKLELARSEDSIGSLESKIKSLKAEKQHFNQPECSSSQTESALRSLNSNGTESTGKEASKDGFSAGSFTRDTRTNPDASVSSKQDRDVLFSKITKASYGQGVTVRKRRGQRKRKDCSQAGKETSIGESEILGSSDIASTSQKEVPINDMGGIIKDSNKTDTPCKDSYSAMEENLMEIFKSIAQTDPASVFRHRMDSQKRARYRKIIRQHVDVSTIRSRILKHSIRSVKELFSELLLLANNALVFYSRRTREYKSACSLRDLVKREYRKHCMGSSQESVSCFLACHPPVKPRSARPRPPVCKDRVLALSGKLSKAKNVTLSSPKMLEKPNDADTNILLQTFLKDRKVAKRPGKDKPGFVDHTLAETSLVKQKRRKRR; from the exons TGGGGGTCGAAGCAGTGGCCGTGGGGTCCCGTTAGGGGGTGGGGTACATGGGAAGAGCTTATACTGGGAGGCGCTGTCCTCAGGCACGGCATCCAAGACTGGAACGTCGTCGCATCGGAGCTCCGGTCGCGCTCCATTTGCCCCTTCACCTTCACACCGGAG GCTTGTAAAAGCAAGTACGAGGACCTGCAACGGCGTTATTCTGGTTCCAT TTCTTGGTTCGAAGAACTGAGAAAGCAACGAGTGGCGGAATTAAAGCTAGAACTTGCAAGATCTGAGGATTCAATCGG GTCTCTCGAGTCGAAAATCAAAAGTTTAAAAGCAGAGAAACAACATTTCAATCAACCTGAGTGTAGTTCTAGCCAGACTGAATCAGCTCTTCGTTCTTTGAATTCAAATGGCACTGAATCTACGGGAAAGGAAGCATCAAAGGATGGATTCTCAGCTGGCAGTTTCACGAGAGATACCCGAACAAATCCGGACGCTTCAGTCTCTTCTAAGCAAGATAGAGATGTGCTCTTCAGTAAGATTACTAAAGCCAGTTATGGGCAAGGAGTAACTGTCAGAAAGAGACGAGGTCAGAGAAAGAGGAAGGATTGCAGCCAAGCTGGCAAAGAGACGAGCATTGGAGAAAGTGAAATTTTGGGTTCTTCTGATATTGCCTCTACTTCGCAAAAAGAAGTTCCCATCAATGACATGGGTGGGATAATTAAAGACTCGAATAAAACGGATACTCCCTGCAAAGATTCATATTCGGCTATGGAGGAGAACTTGATGGAGATATTCAAGTCCATTGCTCAAACCGACCCTGCATCAGTGTTTAGACATCGAATGGACAGCCAG AAACGAGCTAGATACCGGAAAATAATCAGGCAGCATGTGGATGTCAGCACGATAAGGTCAAGAATCCTTAAACATTCAATCAGATCAGTTAAAGAACTGTTCTCCGAGTTACTGTTGCTGGCGAACAATGCCCTCGTGTTTTACTCGAGAAGAACAAGAGAATACAAATCAGCTTGCTCTTTGAGGGACTTAGTCAAGAGGGAGTATAGGAAGCATTGTATGGGATCTAGCCAAGAATCTGTATCCTGTTTTCTAGCGTGTCATCCTCCCGTGAAGCCACGTAGTGCTCGCCCTCGACCTCCAGTGTGTAAAGATAGGGTGTTAGCTTTATCAGGGAAATTGTCCAAAGCCAAGAATGTTACTCTTTCGAGTCCCAAGATGCTCGAAAAACCAAATGACGCTGATACCAATATATTGCTTCAAACTTTCTTGAAGGATAGGAAGGTAGCGAAGCGGCCAGGGAAAGATAAACCTGGATTTGTTGATCACACACTAGCTGAAACTTCTCTTGTAAAACAAAAAAGACGAAAGCGAAGGTGA
- the LOC140821975 gene encoding uncharacterized protein isoform X1 — MKASELRRWLLKKLHFLFDMRVSGTKMKQLPFLGAFCLVMLFLLYRATNYQYQHVQMESKLHRFSMLKDIGVVTKSLNNLPQGIIESRSDLELKPLWRTISHKSKVNFTNYHNLLAMAVGVRQKQNVNTIVQKFLSKNFTIILFHYDGNLDGWWDLEWSREAIHVVAHNQTKWWFAKRFLHPDVVFIYDFIFLWDEDLGVENFDPGRYLEIVKSVGLEISQPALDPNSTGIHHRITIRKKMKKFHRRIYVDRGSHKCSDDSEGPPCTGFVEGMAPVFSRTAWHCAWHLIQNDLVHGWGIDMKLGYCAQGDRTTKVGVVDSEYVVHQSIQTLGGASARKVLNPEKNSKRHAGDIRSEIRRQSTIELQRFKERWEEAVKEDKKWVDPFTSTRRRSRKNKPLKS, encoded by the exons ATGAAGGCATCCGAGCTACGAAGATGGCTATTGAAGAAATTGCATTTCTTGTTTGACATG AGAGTGAGTGGCACGAAGATGAAACAGCTACCATTCCTTGGAGCTTTCTGTTTAGTAATGCTGTTCTTACTCTATAGGGCCACAAATTATCAGTATCAACACGTGCAG ATGGAGTCAAAATTACATCGTTTCTCTATGTTAAAG GACATTGGTGTGGTTACCAAAAGTTTGAATAATTTGCCTCAAGGTATCATTGAATCAAGGTCAGACCTAGAGTTAAAGCCTCTATGGAGAACAATCAGTCACAAATCTAAG GTCAATTTTACAAACTATCATAATTTGCTGGCAATGGCAGTGGGTGTCAGACAAAAACAAAACGTCAATACAATTGTTCAAAAG TTTCTTTCGAAGAATTTTACAATTATTTTGTTCCATTACGATGGCAACTTGGACGGGTGGTGGGACTTGGAATGGAGTAGGGAAGCCATACATGTAGTCGCTCATAACCAAACAAAATG GTGGTTTGCAAAACGTTTTTTACACCCGGATGTGGTGTTTATATATGATTTCATATTTCTCTGGGATGAAGATTTGGGAGTAGAGAATTTTGACCCCGGAAG GTACCTGGAAATTGTGAAATCCGTAGGATTGGAGATATCACAGCCAGCTTTGGACCCAAATTCTACAGGCATACATCATAGGATTACAATAAGGAAAAAGATGAAAAAATTTCACCG GAGAATATATGTTGATCGGGGCAGTCACAAGTGTTCAGATGATAGTGAGGGACCGCCTTGTACTGG ATTTGTTGAAGGAATGGCTCCTGTGTTTTCAAGAACAGCATGGCATTGCGCCTGGCATTTGATACAG AATGATCTTGTTCATGGATGGGGGATTGACATGAAACTTGGTTATTGTGCCCAG GGAGATCGAACGACGAAGGTTGGAGTGGTTGATAGCGAATATGTAGTTCATCAGAGTATACAAACATTAGGAGGAGCATCAGCGAGAAAG GTTTTGAATCCGGAAAAGAACTCAAAG AGGCACGCAGGGGACATTAGATCAGAG ATTCGGAGGCAGTCGACTATAGAACTTCAAAGATTTAAGGAGAGGTGGGAAGAAGCTGTGAAGGAGGACAAGAAATGGGTGGATCCATTTACTTCCACCCGGAGACGCAGCCGAAAAAATAAacctttgaaatcataa